A stretch of DNA from Natrinema halophilum:
CGGTCGCCGTCCTCAACAACGAGTACATCGGGATGGTCCGGCAGTGGCAGGACGCCTTCTTCGAGGGACGTCACTCGGCATCTGACTACCACTGGATGCCCGAGTTCGACAAACTCGCCGAAGCGTTCGGCGCGAAAGGGTTCAGAATCGACGATTACGACGACGTCGCGAACACGATCGACGCCGCCGTCGCCTACGACGGCCCCTCGGTGATCGACGTCCACATCGATCCGGACGCCAACGTCTACCCGATGGTTCCAAGCGGCGGCGACAACGGCCAGTTCGCACTGACGGAGGACCAGCTATGAAGCGTGGACTCGACGGCCCGGCACCGGAAGAGCGACCGACGCCCGCGGGTCGACGAAACAAGCAGGGCATTCGCATCGATCCCGAGGTCGAGGTGACTCACGCACCGCGACGCACAGTCATCTCTGCGCTGGTCGAACACGAACCCGGCGTCCTCTCGGACGTCTCAGGGCTGTTCTCACGGCGGCAGTTCAACATCGAGAGCCTGACGGTTGGTCCCACCGAAGACGAGGATCGCGCACGGATGACGATCGTCGTCGAGGAGACCGATCCCGGCATCGATCAGGTCGAGAAACAGTTGCGCAAGCTGGTGCCGGTCATTTCCGTTCGCGAACTCGAGCCCGACGCCATGCGGCGCGAACTCGCGCTGATCAAGGTCGAGGCGGACCGACCCGACCAGGTCGCCGCCGTCGCGGACATGTACGACGGCAATACCGTCGACTCGAGTCCCGAAACGGCGACGATCGAAGTGACCGGCGCGCGCCAGAAGATCGAGGCCGCGATCGATACCTTCAGCCAGTTCGGGATTAGAGAGATTTCCAGGACGGGAACGACGGCGCTGGCACGCGGCACCGATCAGACCGCGGCATCCGGGACGGCACAGTCCGCCGACCAGGCGAACCAACACCGACACCACACACAAACTGCTGACGATGACTGACGAATTTACAACCGATATCTACTACGACGACGATGCCGACGTATCGACGCTCGACGACGAAACCGTGGCCGTCCTCGGCTACGGCAGCCAGGGCCACGCGCACGCGCTGAACCTTCACGACAGCGGGGTCGACGTCGTCGTCGGCCTGCGCGAGAGCTCCTCCTCGCGATCGGCCGCCGAAGCGGATGGACTGACGGTGACGACGCCCGACGATGCGGTCTCGCAGGCGTCCTACGTCTCCGTGCTCGTTCCCGACACCGTTCAGGCGTCGGTCTACGAGAACGCTATCGAGCCCAACCTCGAGGCGGGTGACACGCTGCAGTTCGCCCACGGGCTGAACATTCACTACAACCAGATCGAGCCGCCCGAAGACGTCGACGTGACGATGGTCGCGCCGAAGAGTCCGGGCCACCTCGTTCGGCGCAACTACGAGAACGACGAAGGGACGCCGGGGCTCTTGGCGGTCTATCAGGACACCACGGGCGACGCGCAAGGCCGCGCCCTCGCGTACGCAAAGGGGATCGGCTGTACACGCGCGGGCGTCATCGAGACGACGTTTCAGGAGGAGGTCGAATCCGACCTCTTCGGCGAACAGGCCGTTCTCTGTGGCGGCGTCACGTCGCTGGTCAAACACGGCTACGAGACGCTGGTCGACGCCGGCTACTCCCCCGAGATCGCCTACTTCGAGTGTCTCAACGAACTCAAACTGATCGTCGACCTGATGTACGAAGGCGGACACGCCGAAATGTGGGACTCGGTCTCCGATACCGCCGAATACGGCGGCCTGAGCCGCGGCGACCGAATCGTCGACGAATCCGTTCGCGAGAACATGGAAGAGACGCTCGAGGAGATTCAAAACGGCGAGTTCACCCGCGAGTGGATACTCGAGAATCAGGCAGGACGCCCGAGCTACCACCAGCTCCGGGACGCAGAGAAGAACCACGAAATAGAGCAGGTCGGCGAGCGACTTCGCGACCTGTTCGCGTGGGCGGACGAAGCGTCCGAAAACGAAGACGAATCCGTCCAGGTGCAGGCGGACGACTGAGAGCCGAAAACGACAATGACCGACAACGACACGACAGACACGATGGCCGACGTCAGCCACACCAATCCCGACACTGGAGAAACGGCTGGCCGGCTGTTCAATCGCGGCCCGACCGTCGCAGCTGACGGCGGTGAGCGAACCGCTGATTCGCGATCCTCGTCGGAGCAACGCTCCGACGGCGGGACACCGACGAGTGAGACAGCCGACGAGACCGACGAGAGCACAGACGCGGCTGGAACGATGCGCGACGTCGACCACACGCCGCCGAAGGAAGCCGACGACGCGAACCGCGTCTTCGAACGCGGAACCGAGCACGGACGACGGTCCGACACGGAAGTAGAGGAATGAGTAAGAATACACTGTACGACAAGGTCTGGGATCGCCATAAGGTAACGACGCTGCCGACTGGACAGGATCAGCTATTCGTCGGGCTCCACCTCATCCACGAGGTGACCAGCCCGCAGGCGTTCGGCATGCTCCGCGAGCGCGACCTCGAGGTCGCCTATCCCGAACTGACCCACGCGACGGTCGATCACATCGTCCCGACAGCCGACCAGTCCCGGCCCTACGAGGAGGACGCGGCCGAGGAGATGATGACCGAACTCGAGGAAAACGTCCGCGAAGCGGGTATCGACTTTTCGGATCCGACGACGGGCGATCAGGGGATCGTCCACGTCATCGGACCGGAGCAGGGACTCACCCAACCCGGCAAGACGATCGTCTGCGGAGACTCCCACACCTCGACTCACGGCGCCTTCGGTGCGCTCGCGTTCGGCATCGGGACCTCCCAGATTCGGGACGTACT
This window harbors:
- the ilvN gene encoding acetolactate synthase small subunit yields the protein MKRGLDGPAPEERPTPAGRRNKQGIRIDPEVEVTHAPRRTVISALVEHEPGVLSDVSGLFSRRQFNIESLTVGPTEDEDRARMTIVVEETDPGIDQVEKQLRKLVPVISVRELEPDAMRRELALIKVEADRPDQVAAVADMYDGNTVDSSPETATIEVTGARQKIEAAIDTFSQFGIREISRTGTTALARGTDQTAASGTAQSADQANQHRHHTQTADDD
- the ilvC gene encoding ketol-acid reductoisomerase produces the protein MTDEFTTDIYYDDDADVSTLDDETVAVLGYGSQGHAHALNLHDSGVDVVVGLRESSSSRSAAEADGLTVTTPDDAVSQASYVSVLVPDTVQASVYENAIEPNLEAGDTLQFAHGLNIHYNQIEPPEDVDVTMVAPKSPGHLVRRNYENDEGTPGLLAVYQDTTGDAQGRALAYAKGIGCTRAGVIETTFQEEVESDLFGEQAVLCGGVTSLVKHGYETLVDAGYSPEIAYFECLNELKLIVDLMYEGGHAEMWDSVSDTAEYGGLSRGDRIVDESVRENMEETLEEIQNGEFTREWILENQAGRPSYHQLRDAEKNHEIEQVGERLRDLFAWADEASENEDESVQVQADD